A genomic window from Silene latifolia isolate original U9 population chromosome 11, ASM4854445v1, whole genome shotgun sequence includes:
- the LOC141611547 gene encoding GATA transcription factor 5-like, translated as MECMEARALKSSFSSEIDVKNVNNQGICEDLWGDAGLPCDDFSIDQFFDLPNEDNFNCDKIGASLMEEEEEEDEEKDSNSSSSLSSSHDPFADSAHFSTHLAIPDDDMQELELWSHLMDDSVPEPTLACPRPTTVGQNNGTGFGYMNRAEPYVKQGVVRVSVFPTAVPVKPRSKRPRAVLNRTWFTGSPPKAESSSSSSPPSPVSTLWFTQPGYEMGMCFPFGKPPLKKQKKEKRPVLFENGETGLNPPVQRRCSHCQVTKTPQWRAGPNGPKTLCNACGVRFKSGRLFPEYRPACSPTFSSEVHSNSHRKVLEMRRKKETTEPFTGLVEPVSSS; from the exons ATGGAGTGCATGGAAGCAAGAGCGTTAAAATCAAGCTTTTCGTCAGAAATAGATGTCAAAAACGTGAATAACCAAGGAATTTGTGAAGATTTATGGGGTGATGCTGGTTTACCTTGCGATGATTTTTCAATTGACCAGTTTTTTGACCTCCCTAATGAAGATAATTTCAATTGTGACAAAATTGGTGCTTCGTTAatggaggaggaagaagaagaagacgaagaaaaGGACTCGAATTCTTCGAGCTCACTTTCGTCTTCTCATGACCCTTTCGCCGATTCCGCCCATTTTTCCACCCACCTCGCTATTCCG GATGATGATATGCAAGAGCTAGAATTATGGTCACATTTGATGGACGATTCTGTCCCTGAGCCGACACTTGCATGTCCAAGGCCGACCACCGTCGGACAAAATAACGGAACCGGGTTTGGGTATATGAACCGGGCTGAGCCGTATGTAAAACAAGGTGTTGTCAGGGTGTCGGTTTTTCCAACGGCGGTTCCTGTTAAGCCAAGGAGTAAAAGGCCTCGAGCAGTACTGAACCGGACTTGGTTCACCGGTTCTCCTCCGAAAGCCGAGTCCTCGTCGTCCTCGTCACCACCGTCGCCTGTTTCGACTCTTTGGTTTACTCAACCGGGTTATGAGATGGGTATGTGCTTTCCCTTTGGGAAACCGCCATTGAAAAAGCAGAAGAAAGAGAAAAGACCGGTGCTGTTTGAAAATGGGGAAACCGGTTTAAATCCCCCGGTCCAGAGGAGGTGCAGTCACTGCCAAGTGACGAAAACTCCACAGTGGCGGGCTGGGCCTAACGGCCCAAAAACGTTATGTAACGCGTGTGGGGTTCGGTTTAAGTCAGGTCGGCTTTTTCCAGAGTATAGGCCAGCTTGTAGCCCAACCTTTTCAAGTGAGGTTCATTCCAATAGCCACCGTAAGGTGTTAGAGATGAGGCGCAAGAAGGAAACGACGGAGCCATTTACCGGTTTGGTTGAGCCGGTTTCGAGTAGCTAG